A window of Haloarcula taiwanensis genomic DNA:
CGGCGACGATAAGCGCCATCTGGACGAGAAACGTCGTCTCCCCTGTAACGGAGCCGACGGCCCCGGCGAGGATGAGCGGGGGCGCGACGTTGCCCAGAAACATCGCAAGCACGTGCTGGATGCCGAGCGGGATTGCCTTCCCTAACGGCGGTTTATCCTCGATATCGTACAGTACGACTGACTGCCGTTCTCCCTCCGGACCGCTCATAGGACGCCATCCAGCCGCCTGTCTTTTCAATCCACCTACTAGAATCCTTATACCAATATATGTGTTTAACTTTACCCGGGATACCTATTCGTATGTCTCGCGAACAGGTGATATTTGTCGCATATGCGACCTGCTTCAGTTTCGAACTGCAACTGCTTGGCTTGCCAGTGTGTCGAGTCTGATTGTAAAACGACAGCGTGCTGGTCAGTGTTGGGGCAACCGTCGATAGCGTCAGTCGTCGGCCGCGGCTTCATCGGCCGTGCCGTACAGGCCTTCGACCTCCGCGATTTCGGGGTCGATTCGGTCTACTCCACCGGTCGCCTTCTCGGCGCTTTTCGTGTCCTTCAGGCCGAAACCAGTGGACACTACGACGACGGTTTCATCCTGTTCGATGATACCCCGGTCGAGTGCCGTCTGGACGCCGGCAATTGGCGCTGCTCCCGCCGGCTCGGAATAGATCCCTTCGGTGCTGCCAAGTAACGTTTCGGCCTCTAGAATCTCCTCATCGGAGACCAGCACGCTCGTTCCGCCGCTCTGTTCCAGCGCGCGGCAGGCTTTGATGGTGTTCCGCGGCCGTCCGACCGCGATTGAATCGGCCAGCGTTTCGGCGATTTCGTCGATGTTCCCGTGATCGTGGAAGGCGTCGTGGATGGCTGACGCCCCCTCAGCCTGGACGCCAAGCATCTTCGGATGGTCGTCGACGTAGCCGAGGTCGTAGAACTCCTTGAACCCCTTCCAGGCTCCGGCTATCGTGCAGCCGTCTCCCATCGAGAACACGACCCAGTCCGGGACGTGCCCGCGAGCGACGGACTGGTCGGCGAGTTCGTGGCCGACGGTGCGCTTGCCCTCGACCTGAAACGGATTGATCGCCGCATTGCGGTTGTACCAGCCGTACTTCTCGGTGACCTCGACGCTGAGGTCGTAGGCTTCGTCGTAGCTGCCGTTGACAGCGAGTACGTCCGCACCGTAGACGAGCGGCTGTGCGAGCTTTCCTGTCGGAGCGTCACCGGGAACGAAAATACGGCAGTCCATCCCCCCGCGGGCGGCGTAGCCCGACAGCGACGCGGCGGCGTTCCCGGTCGAGGCACAGGTGATGATGTCCCGACCGGCGTGTTTGGCTTTCGTGACAGCGATAGCGCTGGCACGGTCCTTGAAGCAGCCGGTTGGATTCCGCCCGTCGTCTTTGACAAGCGTCTCGACGCCTAGCGCGTCGCTGAGGTTCGGCGCGTCGAAGAGGTCTGTCCCGCCCTCGTTGAGCGTCACGATATCGGCGTCCGCTGCGACTGGCAGGAAGGCCTCGTATTTCCACTGGCTCGGTATCGGTCCGCCGAGGTCACCGTCGAACGCGTCGTCAATCGCATCGTAGTCGTACGTTACTTCAAGTATCCCCTTCACGCCCTCGTGTTCGGGACAGGTGTAGATGATCTGGTTCGGGTCGTACTCCGCCCCACAGAGTGTACACTCGAGGGTTGTGACTTGCGTCATGCCCATACCACATCCTGAGTACAACCGGGCATAAAACCGTACTGTGGCTCCAACTCGATTGTGAGGCGAATCGCCTCTGTCGTGACTGGCACACCATCACACATAGCTCACACACCACACATCAATGCGTGACTCGCTTGTCATATCAGACGATGATACCACTGTTACAGCGGGCGGTCCAGGAACTGCCCACGACCCGCCGTTGAGTGGACCTTGTGATCCGTTGCGACAACCTCACCGCCGGCAATGACTGTGTCCACACGCGCGTTCCAGTGCTGTCCTTCGTATGGCGTCCAGTCTCCCACGAACGTTTGGTCGTCGGCAGTGACCTCGTACTCTTCAGTCCGAATGAGTACCACGTCCGCATCTGTTCCGGCCTGTAGCGAGCCTTTTTTCGGATAGATCCCAGCGCTCCGGGCCGGTGCCGCACACACGAGTTCGCGGAGCCGCGGCCAAGATATCCGGCCTTCGTGGACGCCGCCGCTGACGAGGAACTCGACCATCGTCTCGACGCCCGGGAGCCCGGCGTAGGGCTCCCAGATATCCTCCCAGCCGGCTTCGCGCGTCTCGCGGTAGGTCGGGAAGTGATCCGTGCCGATGATGTCGATTGTCCCGTCCTGTACTGCATCCCAGAGCCGCTCCCGCTGGGTGTCGGATTTGAGGCTGGGATTGACCTTCAGGAACGGTCCCCTGTCGGCAACGTCATCTTTCGAGAAGGCTAGATACTGTGGACAGGTTTCGAGCGTAACTGGAACGTTGGCTCGTGATTTGAAGCGCCCGGCTTCGCGCGCACCGCTCCCACTTGAGATGTGGACGACGTGTAGCGGACAGTCGGCGTATTCTGCGAAATAGCCCGCCCGAGAGATCGCGTCAAGTTCGGCCTCCAGCGGTCGTGAGTCCATGTACACGTCGGGTTCGTCGCCGTCGATAGTCGACCGTGCGTCGTCGAGCAGTCCTTGCGTCTCGCAGTGAACACGAACTGTTCCCCCGGCATCGCCGACACGCCGCATGAGCCGGGCGATGGTTTCGTCGTCAGCCAGATACGGGTCAGCGGTAAATGTCTTGAAATCTGCTGTTCCGGCGTCCATGATGCCGGTCACGTCGATTTCAGGGTCTTGCACGTTGCCCGCAACGAGGCCGAAATCGACGTGGGCCAGCGCGGAGCACGTCTCTGCTTTCTCCTGCAGTGCATCTGGGGTTGTGATCGGGGTCTGTGTCGGTAACTCGATGACCGTCGTCACTCCACCGGCGACCGCACTCGCGGTCTGTGACGCGAAGTCGATCCCGTCCGGAAACAGCTCGTCGTCGTGCATATGCGTGTGTACGTCGATAGCGCCCGGAAGCGCGACCATGCCGTCAGCGTCGATGACAGCATCCGGGTCACTGGGGGCTGGGACCGACGACACGGGACCGGCAGCGTCTATCGTCCCGTCGGATATCGTGATTTCACCGCTCCGGACGCCCGACGCCGTTACCACCTGTGCATCTTTGATGTGAATGTCTGTCATGCTGTAACAGCCCGGGCGAATGACGAAAACAGTTGGTGTGTGAGACGCCACATCCGTCGCACACGCTTGTTGTGCTACGGTGGCTGCTAAGGCTGTTCTGGGGCGGAGTAGCTTTTAGTCGATTGACGGTTACCGCCAACCTGTGATACTGAACGCAGGGACGCTCATCACCATGGACGATGCGCGCACGGTCCGGTCGGAGGCACACGTCGTTGTCGAGGACGGTGACATCGTCGCTATCGAGGACGGCTACGCGTCGGGGGCCGACGTGATCGACGCCACTGACGAAGTCGTCATCCCGGGACTGGTGAACTGCCATACTCATATGTACGCGCTCCCGATTCGCGGCGCGCCCCTCGCTGCGTCACCTGAGAGCTTTTACGAAGCGCTTGTCGACATCTGGTGGAACGTCGACGAGGCGTTTACCGAACGTGGCGCTCGCCTGTCCGCACTGGGTTCCTGCGCCGAAATGCTGCAGAGCGGCGTCACTACCTTCTGTGACAACTACTCTGGGCCGAACACGCTGCCGGGCGGTCTCGATGCCGTTGCCGAGGGGGTGTCACAGACGCCGATCCGCGGGATGATTTCCTTCGAGACGACAGCCCGTAGCTCCGAGGCCCAGGCCAGAGACGGAATCGCGGAGAATACGCGATTCATCGACGAAGCGGAAGACCGGTACGACTCCGTGTCTGGCCACTACTGCCTCCACACGCTGTTCACCAACACCGAAGACATCGTGAGAGAGTGTGTCGACAGGGCCACCGACGACGACCGCCCTATCCAGATACATCTCGAAGAGGGGCTGGTCGACGTTCACGAATCTATTGCCGACTACGGCAAACGACCGGTACCAGCGTTAGAAGACATGGGCTTTTTTGACGCCGAAGTCATCGCCGCCCACTGCGTCCATTCTACCGAGTCCGAAATCGAAATCCTCGCAGAAAACGACGTGAGCGTCGCTCACAACCCCTATTCTAACATCAACAACGCTGTCGGTATCGCCGATGTCGAAACGATGCAAGCCCACGAGCTGACAATCGGACTCGGTGACGACGGGTGGGATCCGGATATGTTCGAGACCATGCGTTCGGCCGTCGGCATACACAAACTCAAGCAGCGCAACCCGAGCGGCTTCGACATGGCGACCGCGCTCGAATGGGCGACAATCGGCAGTGCGGCGGTGCTGGGGATGGACGACGCTGTCGGCAGTATCGAGGTCGGCAAATGCGGTGATTTCGTCACGCTGGATCTGGGTCCGAACCCTGTGTTGGACGAAAGTGCTCCCTACTACGTTGTCAGCGCCGCAAGCCGTGGGGATGTGACCCGGACGATTATCGACGGGGTACCTGTGTACGACCAGAACTCAGGCGTCGCTGGTGTCGACGATTCGGACATGACCGCCGTCGGCGATGCGAGTGCCGAACTCTGGGAACGGTTATAACCACGTTGTCGGACCGGTGTAGTTCACATCTGTTGTCATTTGACCCAATTCAATAACACCCTAAGTGTGTAAATTTAGTCCGCTGATCCCTCCTGAAGGACCCTCTCCGACAGCGCACATATTTACACCCTGAGGGTGTATATCAATGGTTGGGATTCTGATTCCACCGCCAATGTGCACATTCTGTACACACGGGATTTCCACTCTAGCGTAGATGAGGGGCCAAATTTGTCTACCCAGTATATTGTAGCAAATGTTTCTGGTTCCCATATGTAATAGTGGGGCTGTGTGCGTGAGTGGCATATGGTAGTTAGTGACGCCTTTGAGACTTTCACGCAGGTACTCGAATGCCTCGACTCGTCTGACACTGAGGTCAAGTCGGTCTCAGTGAAGGGTCAGACGACCGCGGATAACGATGAAATCAGCGCCGACCTGACGCTCGCAACGCCGGTATTCGGTGGACTCTCGATTCACGATGACGTATCCGTTGACGCGGAGGAGTTCGATGTAACTGATAAACGGATTGAGATTGACGTGACTGTTACCGTCCCCGTCGGAACCGACATACCGGTTCCATCAGAGGGGGAGAATGACACGTCCAACGAACTGGCGGACACCCTCTCGCAGTCGGACTCCGTGCCAGCATACAAAGACCCCGAGGCACTCCGGGCGGCCTACGACGCCTGCGATACGTTCCCGGAGATGACCGAGGCG
This region includes:
- a CDS encoding N-ethylammeline chlorohydrolase encodes the protein MILNAGTLITMDDARTVRSEAHVVVEDGDIVAIEDGYASGADVIDATDEVVIPGLVNCHTHMYALPIRGAPLAASPESFYEALVDIWWNVDEAFTERGARLSALGSCAEMLQSGVTTFCDNYSGPNTLPGGLDAVAEGVSQTPIRGMISFETTARSSEAQARDGIAENTRFIDEAEDRYDSVSGHYCLHTLFTNTEDIVRECVDRATDDDRPIQIHLEEGLVDVHESIADYGKRPVPALEDMGFFDAEVIAAHCVHSTESEIEILAENDVSVAHNPYSNINNAVGIADVETMQAHELTIGLGDDGWDPDMFETMRSAVGIHKLKQRNPSGFDMATALEWATIGSAAVLGMDDAVGSIEVGKCGDFVTLDLGPNPVLDESAPYYVVSAASRGDVTRTIIDGVPVYDQNSGVAGVDDSDMTAVGDASAELWERL
- a CDS encoding dihydroorotase, giving the protein MTDIHIKDAQVVTASGVRSGEITISDGTIDAAGPVSSVPAPSDPDAVIDADGMVALPGAIDVHTHMHDDELFPDGIDFASQTASAVAGGVTTVIELPTQTPITTPDALQEKAETCSALAHVDFGLVAGNVQDPEIDVTGIMDAGTADFKTFTADPYLADDETIARLMRRVGDAGGTVRVHCETQGLLDDARSTIDGDEPDVYMDSRPLEAELDAISRAGYFAEYADCPLHVVHISSGSGAREAGRFKSRANVPVTLETCPQYLAFSKDDVADRGPFLKVNPSLKSDTQRERLWDAVQDGTIDIIGTDHFPTYRETREAGWEDIWEPYAGLPGVETMVEFLVSGGVHEGRISWPRLRELVCAAPARSAGIYPKKGSLQAGTDADVVLIRTEEYEVTADDQTFVGDWTPYEGQHWNARVDTVIAGGEVVATDHKVHSTAGRGQFLDRPL
- a CDS encoding threonine synthase produces the protein MGMTQVTTLECTLCGAEYDPNQIIYTCPEHEGVKGILEVTYDYDAIDDAFDGDLGGPIPSQWKYEAFLPVAADADIVTLNEGGTDLFDAPNLSDALGVETLVKDDGRNPTGCFKDRASAIAVTKAKHAGRDIITCASTGNAAASLSGYAARGGMDCRIFVPGDAPTGKLAQPLVYGADVLAVNGSYDEAYDLSVEVTEKYGWYNRNAAINPFQVEGKRTVGHELADQSVARGHVPDWVVFSMGDGCTIAGAWKGFKEFYDLGYVDDHPKMLGVQAEGASAIHDAFHDHGNIDEIAETLADSIAVGRPRNTIKACRALEQSGGTSVLVSDEEILEAETLLGSTEGIYSEPAGAAPIAGVQTALDRGIIEQDETVVVVSTGFGLKDTKSAEKATGGVDRIDPEIAEVEGLYGTADEAAADD